In a genomic window of Alkalihalobacillus sp. TS-13:
- a CDS encoding GyrI-like domain-containing protein — protein MQQKTKAIFDCEVMEKEFKMVGQSITANFPDAFPKVAMDIHDEFEKRTNEIKNAVDPNVIYAPYMCNEIVATYFGCLEVHDLESIPEGMLGLHIPATKYAKITCTNRTIEEGYTKLFEWMRNNGFKQKWFDRSFPMEIFYAEEGGDEEQVELLVPILDQAK, from the coding sequence ATGCAACAAAAAACGAAAGCGATCTTTGATTGTGAAGTAATGGAGAAAGAATTCAAAATGGTCGGTCAAAGTATTACAGCTAATTTCCCTGATGCCTTTCCGAAGGTGGCAATGGATATCCATGATGAATTCGAGAAAAGGACAAATGAAATCAAAAATGCTGTAGACCCCAACGTCATCTATGCGCCTTATATGTGCAATGAAATCGTGGCAACATACTTCGGATGTCTCGAAGTCCATGATTTAGAATCGATCCCAGAAGGAATGCTCGGACTCCATATACCTGCTACGAAATATGCTAAAATCACCTGTACAAACAGGACGATTGAAGAGGGGTATACGAAATTATTCGAGTGGATGAGGAACAATGGCTTTAAACAGAAATGGTTCGATCGTTCATTTCCGATGGAGATCTTCTACGCTGAAGAGGGGGGTGATGAAGAGCAGGTAGAGTTGTTGGTTCCAATCCTCGATCAAGCAAAATAA
- a CDS encoding ABC transporter substrate-binding protein, with protein MFRRSFLIPLMGLMLALVGCSDNGGGDANGQKPESLVIGLGGDAVSLDPAEVTDSVSENVSQSILETLVTFAEGETEVKPLLAKEWTESDDGLTYTLTIEEGVQFHDGTPLNAEAVVYNFERWMNADEDKFFMYGSVFGGYKGDENHAIESVKAVDDHKVEFKLKYPKPTFLKDLALTPFSISSPEAIEEHGENYGSNPVGTGPFTFQEWKRKNRVVLNKNEEYWVDGYPKVNQVVFRVIPDNSNRLNALKSGEIHLMDGLSPENIEEIENDENFKVFSRPSLNIGYLGFNVEKEPFDDKLVRQALNHAVDKGAIIKAFFAGQAEPAKNPIPPVVQGYNDEIEEYEYDPEKAKELLDKAGHPDGFKMELWAMPVARPYMPDANKVAESIQSDLSKVGVEAEIVSYEWATYLDKVKKGEADSFILGWTGTNGDADDFIYNLWHEDNIGSLNSTRYANDEVNSLLSEARKITDQEKRNDLYGRVQEIMHEDPPIVPLVHATPALAGRADLQGFDPHPTGRIITTEISFE; from the coding sequence ATGTTTAGGAGAAGTTTTCTAATTCCACTGATGGGTTTGATGCTGGCATTAGTGGGATGCTCGGACAATGGCGGCGGGGATGCCAATGGTCAGAAGCCGGAATCGTTGGTTATCGGTCTTGGCGGGGATGCCGTTTCGCTCGACCCGGCTGAAGTCACGGATTCAGTCTCAGAAAATGTATCACAAAGCATTTTAGAAACATTGGTCACGTTCGCTGAAGGGGAAACGGAAGTGAAACCTCTTCTTGCAAAAGAATGGACAGAGTCCGATGATGGTTTGACGTATACACTCACAATTGAAGAAGGAGTACAATTCCATGATGGCACTCCTTTAAATGCGGAGGCTGTCGTTTATAACTTTGAACGCTGGATGAATGCTGATGAGGACAAATTCTTCATGTACGGATCCGTATTCGGTGGTTACAAGGGTGATGAGAATCATGCAATCGAATCTGTAAAAGCAGTTGATGACCATAAGGTTGAATTCAAATTGAAGTATCCAAAACCTACATTCTTGAAGGACCTTGCCTTGACCCCCTTCTCGATCTCAAGCCCTGAAGCAATCGAAGAACATGGAGAGAACTATGGCAGCAATCCGGTCGGTACCGGACCGTTCACGTTTCAAGAATGGAAACGGAAGAACAGGGTGGTCTTGAACAAAAATGAAGAGTATTGGGTTGATGGTTATCCGAAAGTGAACCAGGTTGTTTTCCGTGTCATTCCGGATAACAGCAACCGCCTCAATGCACTGAAGAGCGGTGAAATCCACTTAATGGATGGTCTTTCACCTGAAAATATCGAGGAAATCGAAAACGATGAAAACTTCAAAGTCTTTTCGAGACCTTCCCTTAACATCGGTTATTTAGGATTCAACGTCGAGAAAGAACCGTTCGACGATAAACTAGTTCGTCAAGCATTGAACCATGCAGTGGATAAGGGAGCGATCATCAAGGCCTTCTTCGCCGGTCAAGCAGAGCCTGCAAAGAATCCGATCCCTCCAGTGGTCCAAGGTTATAACGATGAAATTGAAGAATACGAATATGACCCTGAAAAAGCAAAAGAACTACTGGATAAAGCAGGTCATCCAGACGGTTTTAAAATGGAATTATGGGCAATGCCTGTAGCACGTCCTTATATGCCTGATGCGAATAAAGTAGCTGAATCCATCCAATCCGACCTTTCAAAAGTCGGTGTTGAGGCGGAGATCGTATCTTACGAATGGGCTACTTATCTAGACAAAGTCAAAAAAGGCGAAGCAGATTCATTTATTCTCGGTTGGACAGGAACAAATGGTGATGCCGATGATTTCATTTACAACTTATGGCATGAAGATAACATTGGCAGCTTGAATTCAACACGTTATGCAAATGATGAAGTGAACAGTCTGTTAAGTGAAGCGCGGAAAATTACCGATCAAGAAAAGCGCAATGATCTGTATGGACGTGTTCAGGAAATCATGCATGAAGATCCGCCGATCGTTCCTTTGGTCCATGCCACACCAGCCCTAGCAGGGAGAGCTGATCTGCAAGGCTTCGATCCGCATCCAACCGGACGGATCATCACGACGGAAATTTCCTTCGAGTAA
- a CDS encoding M20 family metallopeptidase, protein MLLQKAFNQLEKIFPEMVDIRRDLHMHPEISFQEKRTPELIAKYLKDLGLEVKTKVGGNGVVGRLKGGKPGKTIALRADFDALLVNDEKDVPYKSRVPGVSHACGHDIHTGALLGVAKVLSEVKDDLTGEVVFLHQHAEEMAPGGAKSMVEDGCLEGVDEVYGAHVEVNFPNGSVALNDGYVQASSDAFDITINGKGGHAAEPHRSKDPVAIGSHLVVDLQNIVSRRVDPLHPALVTVGAFNSGDAPNVIPDKAYLKGTVRTYDQDIRKQVENELKLICEKTGEKHGVVIDVTYNRGYISLYNHPEQTAYIKKLSTEIVGEENVLVKPPDMGGEDFAYYVDAVPGTFFWIGGGNSEIDAVYPHHHPKFDVDEESMLLIGKVFISAVLNQS, encoded by the coding sequence TTGTTGTTACAAAAGGCATTTAATCAATTAGAAAAAATTTTTCCAGAGATGGTGGACATCCGTAGAGATCTGCATATGCATCCCGAAATCTCTTTTCAGGAAAAACGCACACCGGAACTGATTGCGAAATACTTGAAAGACTTAGGGTTGGAAGTAAAAACGAAAGTCGGCGGAAACGGTGTCGTTGGTCGCTTGAAGGGTGGAAAACCTGGAAAGACCATTGCACTGCGGGCTGACTTCGATGCTTTACTCGTCAATGATGAAAAGGATGTTCCCTACAAATCCAGGGTTCCCGGCGTCAGCCATGCATGCGGCCACGACATCCATACTGGTGCGTTACTTGGGGTCGCGAAAGTATTGAGTGAAGTGAAGGATGACCTTACTGGGGAAGTCGTCTTCCTACATCAGCATGCTGAGGAAATGGCTCCTGGTGGCGCAAAATCGATGGTAGAGGATGGTTGCCTTGAAGGCGTTGACGAAGTGTACGGTGCTCATGTGGAGGTTAATTTTCCGAATGGTTCCGTAGCCCTTAACGATGGATATGTACAAGCCTCATCTGACGCATTTGATATTACGATCAACGGGAAAGGCGGGCACGCCGCTGAACCCCATCGTTCAAAAGACCCTGTTGCAATCGGCAGTCATCTTGTCGTGGACCTTCAAAATATCGTCAGCAGACGTGTGGATCCACTCCACCCTGCACTCGTGACAGTAGGTGCATTCAATAGCGGGGATGCACCTAACGTCATTCCGGATAAAGCTTACTTGAAGGGAACCGTCAGAACCTATGATCAGGATATACGGAAACAAGTCGAAAACGAGCTGAAACTCATCTGTGAAAAAACGGGTGAGAAACACGGTGTAGTCATCGATGTCACTTATAATAGAGGTTACATTTCATTATACAATCACCCTGAACAGACAGCATACATCAAAAAGCTTTCAACTGAAATTGTCGGAGAGGAAAATGTTTTGGTCAAACCACCAGATATGGGTGGAGAAGATTTTGCCTATTACGTCGATGCAGTCCCAGGCACTTTCTTTTGGATCGGTGGCGGAAATTCTGAGATTGATGCCGTGTACCCGCATCATCACCCGAAATTCGATGTGGATGAAGAATCCATGCTTCTTATTGGGAAGGTTTTCATTTCGGCTGTGTTAAATCAGTCATGA
- a CDS encoding GbsR/MarR family transcriptional regulator: MNEKFKEIRDRIIEQNSESQTLYSMHNTLKRLMSIMYYYEKPMTLDDMAALLGMSKASMSNAVRELIEIGLVKKVWIKGERKDIYKVEEDNYDSFIKFFCYNWRKQITPKTSSMTRSIRELKQLAEEDGLDEETKDFIQKDLEKLYDGLDYLSWVSGVIELFETHEIFDYVPKKERKINNR, translated from the coding sequence TTGAATGAAAAGTTTAAAGAGATAAGAGACCGGATCATTGAGCAAAATTCAGAAAGTCAAACATTATACAGCATGCATAATACCCTCAAGCGTTTGATGTCCATTATGTACTATTATGAAAAACCGATGACATTGGATGATATGGCAGCACTTCTGGGAATGAGTAAAGCAAGCATGAGCAATGCCGTCAGGGAACTGATTGAAATCGGCTTAGTTAAGAAGGTTTGGATAAAAGGTGAACGTAAAGACATTTACAAGGTTGAAGAGGATAATTATGACAGTTTCATCAAGTTCTTCTGTTACAATTGGCGTAAACAGATCACCCCAAAGACCAGTTCCATGACAAGGTCGATCAGGGAATTGAAGCAATTGGCCGAAGAAGACGGTCTTGACGAAGAAACAAAAGATTTTATTCAGAAAGACCTCGAAAAGCTTTACGACGGTTTGGACTATCTTTCCTGGGTCAGTGGTGTAATTGAATTGTTTGAAACTCATGAAATCTTTGACTATGTACCGAAGAAAGAGAGAAAGATCAATAATCGTTGA
- a CDS encoding spore germination protein, with product MDQFLTELKEKFRNSDDLFLQQEVILDVPVSFVGFKTLIDVTKTRTSLQKYIETAILSQKTIGELLNELGEIKEKDLEEAVSSIMTGKLLIVIKNHRKFVVIEPVPKRLSRAIELPTNENVLQGALSSFNEDIETNIGLIRKQINSSNIRSESFSVGPEQKTKLSMVYFDGQVDKKLVEKIRSMLDKNQDREINNLQDLAKTLGFSGWSVISRICTTELPSETVPFLRKGRVALFVDRYPFALILPSFLWDMFALENDRNYPIILMLSIRTVRVIGILVTLILPALYVALVAVNPEVLRIELALSVAQSREAIPYPALVEILLMLIILELIIEATIRLPSTIGPTITMVGGIILGQAVVEAKLVSTLLIIILAATTIANSTLVGIQNSLAVRFFKYVMVLLASIYGILGILGGIVLISAYLASIETFGISYLHMNYEKEGTKYG from the coding sequence ATGGATCAATTTTTAACAGAGCTGAAGGAAAAGTTCAGGAACAGTGATGATTTGTTTCTTCAACAGGAAGTAATTCTTGATGTTCCCGTTTCATTTGTAGGTTTCAAGACATTGATTGATGTTACAAAAACCAGAACATCCCTTCAAAAGTACATAGAGACTGCTATACTCTCCCAAAAGACGATAGGTGAACTACTGAATGAATTAGGTGAGATAAAAGAGAAAGACTTGGAAGAAGCAGTTTCATCCATTATGACAGGGAAATTGCTAATCGTTATCAAAAATCATCGTAAATTTGTAGTTATAGAACCTGTCCCCAAAAGATTGAGTCGGGCAATTGAACTGCCTACAAACGAAAATGTGCTACAAGGCGCATTATCTTCATTTAATGAAGATATTGAGACCAACATTGGTCTGATCAGAAAGCAAATCAATTCAAGCAACATACGGTCAGAATCCTTTTCGGTCGGTCCTGAACAGAAAACGAAACTCTCAATGGTCTACTTTGATGGTCAAGTCGATAAAAAGTTGGTAGAGAAAATCAGGTCTATGCTCGATAAGAATCAAGACCGAGAAATAAATAACTTGCAAGATTTGGCGAAAACGTTAGGATTTTCGGGTTGGTCCGTCATTTCAAGAATCTGTACGACTGAACTTCCTTCAGAAACAGTTCCTTTTTTAAGAAAAGGAAGGGTAGCATTATTTGTTGACCGTTATCCTTTCGCACTCATTCTTCCAAGTTTTTTATGGGATATGTTTGCGCTCGAAAACGATCGGAATTATCCCATTATCTTGATGCTTTCGATACGCACCGTTCGTGTCATCGGCATTCTCGTAACATTGATCTTACCAGCTTTATATGTCGCCCTTGTGGCAGTCAATCCTGAAGTATTACGGATAGAGCTTGCGCTGAGCGTTGCCCAGAGTCGAGAAGCGATTCCCTACCCTGCTTTAGTCGAGATATTATTGATGCTTATCATATTGGAATTAATCATCGAGGCGACGATCAGACTACCTAGTACGATCGGTCCGACAATCACAATGGTCGGGGGAATCATCCTTGGACAGGCTGTAGTGGAAGCAAAACTGGTGAGCACCTTGCTGATCATTATTCTAGCAGCTACTACAATCGCAAATTCGACATTGGTAGGAATACAAAATTCCCTGGCAGTACGTTTCTTCAAATATGTAATGGTCCTATTAGCATCCATCTATGGCATTTTAGGAATATTGGGAGGCATCGTATTGATCAGTGCGTATCTGGCAAGTATTGAAACGTTCGGTATATCATATCTTCACATGAATTATGAAAAGGAAGGAACCAAATATGGATAG
- a CDS encoding GerAB/ArcD/ProY family transporter, translating into MDRSFHVVLMYLLIHLGLIFFLYPNDIISSSDEGHWMPIMIGFLVHFVFLWIYMKGLSFFPKKNIIDIYSEIGKGISTFFLLPVFIYLLFVDIIGVRAYSEIITIIFLSNTPSWAIIVLLLFISAFLASKGAEVIFRTGIILALVFFPIIFFVLIASFQNIDWYYLFPLIDDDFHFITSPYYLKSFSAFIGGFLFLGFVTPYLAYNRKKVLTAAMLLIPFFLLAVYIPVLTFGRSTASTFLFPYVMTVDSTYINWLMFDRVTMFFILCLITFIMLQVSLVLWMAYQIMNHWIPHKPVYNVLALAIGIFITSVMIIDWKTVEKLLWLNSFLRFYVIFTVPLSIYFIGRRREGRG; encoded by the coding sequence ATGGATAGAAGTTTTCATGTTGTTCTGATGTACCTTCTGATACATTTAGGACTCATATTCTTTTTATACCCAAACGATATCATCAGCAGCTCGGATGAAGGACATTGGATGCCGATTATGATCGGGTTCCTTGTTCATTTTGTCTTTCTTTGGATTTATATGAAGGGATTGAGCTTTTTCCCAAAAAAGAACATTATCGATATTTATTCCGAGATTGGCAAAGGCATTTCAACTTTTTTTCTTTTGCCGGTTTTTATTTATTTGCTGTTCGTGGATATCATCGGCGTTCGAGCTTATTCTGAAATTATAACCATCATCTTTCTATCAAATACTCCCTCCTGGGCTATCATCGTATTACTCCTTTTCATATCCGCCTTTTTAGCTTCAAAAGGGGCTGAAGTGATTTTCCGTACAGGGATCATATTGGCATTGGTATTTTTTCCGATCATCTTTTTCGTATTGATCGCTTCCTTTCAAAACATTGATTGGTACTATCTGTTCCCGCTAATTGACGACGATTTCCATTTCATTACATCCCCTTATTATCTGAAAAGTTTTTCTGCATTTATAGGAGGTTTTCTGTTTCTTGGTTTTGTGACCCCATACTTAGCTTATAATCGAAAAAAAGTTCTGACAGCAGCAATGCTCCTGATCCCTTTTTTTCTTTTGGCCGTTTATATTCCTGTTCTTACTTTTGGTCGTAGCACTGCATCAACCTTCCTATTCCCATATGTCATGACTGTTGACTCGACCTATATCAATTGGCTGATGTTCGATCGTGTAACGATGTTCTTCATCCTATGTCTGATCACATTTATCATGCTGCAAGTTTCCTTGGTATTGTGGATGGCTTATCAGATCATGAACCACTGGATCCCACATAAGCCTGTTTATAATGTTTTGGCATTAGCTATAGGCATTTTCATAACGTCTGTAATGATCATTGATTGGAAGACGGTTGAAAAATTGTTATGGTTGAATTCATTTTTGCGGTTCTATGTAATATTTACAGTTCCATTATCGATTTATTTTATAGGGCGCCGAAGGGAGGGACGAGGATGA
- a CDS encoding Ger(x)C family spore germination protein, with protein sequence MRTIPVKIWIMICSVFLLNGCWDTKDINHRSLPIVMGVSMFGDQYKIHLQIPDPDPDTMQVKIVTEMGETVSKAVDKISANMESRIDLLHVKVIVIDKELAKKGVKDLISGFMRAREVSPKALIVVSDEEIEPFFTHLKKTTDPQGTTLFDFFDKDAGWNPQIALTRVWQVYRSIHSYTRDVAVPIIKSGDSTGVEHLGSAVIKNGKMVERIETDETLLVNAFYEESTYGKVEVMDEATVMIVNNTMKHNSEIIDQIPYLNSQLHLKVVLLETKGNPTEKEIRASLEKLLTNRFNEMFTKIQESEADILGVGQYFRTKIQREKLKNWRSKQYPNLKMDFQVHVVIQNEGQLKLVAD encoded by the coding sequence ATGAGAACAATTCCTGTAAAGATATGGATTATGATATGTTCTGTATTTCTATTAAACGGATGCTGGGATACCAAGGATATCAATCATCGCTCTTTGCCAATCGTAATGGGTGTTTCTATGTTCGGTGACCAATATAAAATCCACCTTCAAATTCCCGATCCTGATCCGGATACGATGCAGGTAAAAATTGTGACGGAAATGGGAGAAACAGTAAGTAAAGCAGTTGATAAGATTAGTGCCAATATGGAAAGCAGGATCGATTTGCTGCATGTAAAAGTGATAGTGATTGACAAGGAGTTAGCGAAGAAAGGGGTTAAAGATCTCATCTCTGGATTCATGAGGGCACGCGAGGTTTCACCGAAAGCATTGATCGTAGTCAGCGATGAAGAGATTGAGCCATTCTTTACCCACTTGAAAAAGACAACAGATCCTCAAGGTACCACCCTCTTTGATTTTTTTGATAAAGACGCAGGATGGAATCCGCAAATTGCGCTTACAAGAGTGTGGCAAGTCTATCGCAGTATTCATTCCTATACGAGGGATGTCGCTGTGCCTATTATAAAATCCGGTGACAGTACAGGCGTGGAACATCTTGGGTCTGCTGTCATTAAAAATGGCAAGATGGTTGAACGCATCGAGACAGACGAAACGCTGCTTGTCAATGCCTTCTATGAGGAAAGCACATATGGGAAAGTCGAAGTCATGGATGAAGCGACAGTCATGATTGTAAACAATACGATGAAACACAACAGTGAAATCATCGACCAGATTCCCTATTTGAACAGCCAGCTCCATTTGAAAGTTGTCCTCTTAGAGACCAAAGGAAACCCAACTGAAAAAGAAATAAGGGCTTCTCTTGAAAAACTGCTTACAAATCGCTTCAACGAGATGTTCACTAAAATACAAGAGAGTGAAGCTGACATTCTAGGAGTGGGCCAATATTTCAGGACTAAAATCCAGAGAGAAAAGCTGAAAAATTGGCGTTCCAAACAATATCCCAATTTAAAGATGGACTTTCAAGTCCATGTGGTCATCCAAAATGAAGGGCAACTTAAATTAGTGGCTGATTAA
- a CDS encoding VOC family protein translates to MSQSLLSEIHYFRIPVNNLSESVTWYTERLGFTLRHNSGELAVMALESGPLFVLVEADQGSRGHFTIGGQLEFSVGFTTTDINALHSKFSAQGIQTDEIQEDNGHQYFHFFDPSGNKLQVHN, encoded by the coding sequence ATGAGTCAATCCTTACTCAGCGAAATTCATTATTTCAGAATTCCTGTCAACAATTTGTCGGAGTCTGTGACTTGGTACACCGAACGCCTCGGTTTTACCTTGAGGCATAATAGCGGTGAGCTCGCGGTGATGGCGCTAGAATCTGGCCCTTTGTTCGTATTGGTTGAGGCAGATCAGGGCTCCAGAGGACATTTCACAATTGGAGGCCAGCTAGAGTTTTCGGTCGGTTTTACGACTACCGATATCAACGCGCTTCACAGCAAATTTTCCGCCCAAGGTATCCAAACCGATGAAATCCAGGAGGATAACGGGCATCAGTACTTTCATTTCTTCGATCCAAGCGGCAACAAGTTACAGGTACATAATTGA
- a CDS encoding threonine/serine dehydratase: MITIQDIRNARETIQDTIHTTPILQSSQLSELCRNDVFLKCEHLQKTGSFKIRGATNKVKQVAKEGAELVTAASSGNHGQAVSFIARQLGIPATIVVPTDVNPCKMRAIEAYDGKIVKCGTTSAERIPRAIKIAEEQNGVFIPPYDDPYIMAGQGTTGLEILDQMPEVDAVVVPIGGGGLISGILTALKETNPNIKVYGVEPETANDTFLSLKNGQITAIPATSTIADGLRASQPGDMTFPVIQKYVDDLVLVSDDEIRQAFSFVMERMKQVIEPSSAVTVAALMNTKLPLEGKNVVTVISGGNVDLARINSLMVGTKTIY; the protein is encoded by the coding sequence ATGATCACGATTCAGGACATACGAAATGCACGCGAAACCATTCAGGACACGATCCATACCACCCCTATCCTCCAGTCTAGCCAGTTATCAGAGCTGTGCAGGAATGATGTCTTTTTAAAATGTGAGCACCTACAGAAGACGGGTTCTTTCAAAATCCGTGGGGCCACCAACAAGGTCAAGCAAGTTGCGAAAGAAGGTGCGGAATTGGTTACCGCAGCTTCTTCAGGAAACCACGGGCAGGCTGTTTCTTTTATCGCCAGACAGCTTGGCATTCCTGCGACGATTGTTGTTCCGACAGATGTGAATCCCTGTAAAATGAGAGCAATTGAAGCGTATGATGGGAAAATCGTGAAATGCGGTACGACCTCAGCAGAACGGATTCCTAGAGCGATCAAGATTGCAGAAGAACAAAATGGTGTTTTCATACCGCCGTATGACGATCCGTATATCATGGCTGGTCAGGGCACGACTGGACTTGAAATCCTTGATCAGATGCCGGAAGTGGATGCGGTTGTCGTCCCGATTGGAGGAGGTGGACTTATCTCCGGCATCTTGACCGCCTTGAAGGAAACCAATCCGAACATCAAGGTATACGGCGTGGAACCAGAGACAGCGAATGATACGTTTTTGTCTTTGAAAAATGGACAGATAACGGCAATCCCGGCAACTTCCACAATTGCTGACGGTCTTCGGGCTTCCCAGCCTGGGGACATGACGTTTCCAGTAATTCAGAAATACGTGGACGATCTCGTATTGGTTTCCGATGACGAAATCCGGCAAGCATTCAGCTTTGTGATGGAACGGATGAAACAAGTCATCGAGCCATCAAGTGCAGTGACGGTCGCTGCATTAATGAACACAAAGCTTCCTCTTGAAGGGAAAAACGTCGTGACCGTCATTTCCGGTGGGAACGTGGATCTGGCTAGAATCAACTCCTTGATGGTGGGGACAAAAACGATTTATTAA
- a CDS encoding DHH family phosphoesterase, translating to MYKLFTHNDLDGIGCGIVAKMAFGDAIDVRYNSVMGLDFQVERFLERKDEKQNKDLTLFITDLSVNEKNEKALDDFAQEGGKVQLIDHHKTALHFNDYDWGYVKVEYDDGRLACATSLLYSYLVHHQLLEPSAALEEFVELVRQYDTWEWEQNDNVKAKQLNDLFFMVSIDEFVEKMVPRLERMDHFEYDEFEQKLLEMEEDKIERYIRRKKRELVQTFVGDYCTGIVHAESYHSELGNELGTANRHLDYITILNMGGRKISFRTIHDDVDVSAVAGYFGGGGHAKAAGCSMNEESYEIYARAAFIIEPIRQDAFRNHYNLKETPQGCLYENRNEDRLFIYAEVSDQWIVERNGKAISHRFSSFEEAERYVKRNHSAWLARDEHYVDYLKEFMMKSKVRN from the coding sequence ATGTACAAATTGTTCACGCACAATGATCTCGATGGTATTGGCTGTGGGATCGTGGCTAAGATGGCGTTCGGCGACGCTATTGATGTCCGTTATAATTCGGTGATGGGGCTCGATTTCCAGGTAGAGCGATTCCTTGAACGAAAAGATGAGAAACAAAATAAAGATTTGACTTTGTTCATCACAGACCTCTCCGTCAATGAAAAGAATGAAAAAGCTCTGGATGACTTTGCGCAAGAAGGCGGGAAAGTACAGCTAATCGATCACCATAAAACTGCACTCCATTTCAATGATTATGACTGGGGCTATGTGAAAGTTGAATATGACGATGGACGCCTGGCATGTGCGACCTCCCTTTTATACAGTTACCTTGTTCATCATCAACTTCTTGAACCCTCAGCTGCACTGGAAGAATTCGTGGAGCTCGTTCGACAATATGACACTTGGGAATGGGAACAGAACGACAATGTTAAAGCGAAACAATTGAATGATCTATTCTTCATGGTCTCGATTGATGAGTTTGTCGAGAAGATGGTACCGAGACTTGAGCGTATGGACCACTTCGAATACGATGAATTCGAGCAAAAGCTGCTCGAAATGGAAGAAGATAAGATTGAGCGTTATATTAGAAGGAAAAAACGCGAACTCGTGCAAACTTTCGTCGGTGATTATTGCACTGGCATCGTCCATGCAGAAAGCTACCATTCTGAGCTTGGAAATGAACTGGGTACGGCCAATCGTCATCTCGATTACATTACGATTCTGAATATGGGCGGTAGAAAGATCAGTTTCAGGACGATCCATGATGATGTCGATGTCTCTGCAGTCGCAGGGTATTTCGGGGGTGGCGGACATGCAAAAGCCGCAGGTTGTTCCATGAATGAGGAATCCTATGAGATTTATGCTAGAGCTGCTTTTATAATCGAGCCGATAAGACAGGATGCATTCCGAAACCATTACAACCTTAAAGAAACCCCACAGGGATGCTTATATGAAAATCGAAATGAGGATCGCCTATTCATTTATGCGGAAGTGTCAGACCAATGGATCGTCGAACGCAACGGTAAGGCGATATCACATCGCTTTTCAAGTTTTGAAGAAGCGGAAAGATACGTCAAAAGGAACCACTCTGCCTGGCTTGCACGCGATGAGCATTATGTAGACTATTTGAAAGAGTTCATGATGAAGAGTAAAGTAAGGAACTGA